In Treponema vincentii, a single window of DNA contains:
- the rpmD gene encoding 50S ribosomal protein L30 produces the protein MAKKIRITLVKSTIGQKKPVRATVRSLGLGKLHSVVEHSASPAILGMVRAVSHLVETEELD, from the coding sequence ATGGCAAAGAAAATTCGGATTACGTTAGTTAAAAGTACCATTGGACAAAAAAAGCCGGTTCGTGCAACCGTCCGTTCCTTGGGGCTTGGAAAATTGCATTCCGTAGTTGAGCACTCCGCTTCTCCCGCCATCTTGGGTATGGTACGGGCGGTTTCTCACTTAGTTGAAACAGAGGAGCTTGATTAA
- the rplP gene encoding 50S ribosomal protein L16, which produces MALSPKRVKYRKIQRGRVKGNATRCNHIDFGEFALVSLEPFWLTNRQLEAARVALNRKVKRGGKLWIRVFPDKPYTKKPAETRMGKGKGAPEYWVAVVRPGTVLFELTGIDRSLAEEAMRLAGSKLPFKTRFAEQPREN; this is translated from the coding sequence ATGGCTTTAAGTCCTAAGAGAGTAAAATACCGCAAAATTCAGCGCGGTAGAGTTAAAGGAAACGCAACGCGGTGTAATCATATCGACTTCGGTGAATTTGCATTGGTATCGCTTGAACCCTTTTGGCTGACTAATCGCCAGCTCGAAGCTGCTCGTGTTGCTTTAAACAGAAAGGTAAAGCGCGGCGGTAAGTTGTGGATTCGTGTATTCCCCGATAAGCCGTATACAAAAAAACCGGCTGAAACACGTATGGGTAAAGGTAAGGGGGCTCCGGAATATTGGGTCGCTGTTGTAAGACCCGGAACGGTGCTGTTTGAGCTTACCGGTATTGATCGCTCGCTTGCGGAAGAGGCTATGCGTTTGGCAGGAAGTAAACTTCCGTTTAAGACGCGCTTTGCCGAGCAGCCGCGCGAGAACTAA
- the rplR gene encoding 50S ribosomal protein L18 yields MFKKRIEKDRKRFKRKVHIRKRIYGTAERPRMTVFRSNKNISVQVIDDDARVTVASVSTLEKDFKPLKANIESGAKIGEELGRRLKEKNITTVVFDRNGYLYHGVVQAVADGARKAGINF; encoded by the coding sequence ATGTTTAAAAAGCGAATCGAGAAAGATAGAAAGAGATTTAAGCGTAAGGTTCATATCCGTAAACGGATTTATGGAACAGCTGAACGTCCGCGTATGACTGTGTTCCGCAGTAATAAGAATATTTCGGTACAGGTTATCGATGATGACGCACGTGTAACTGTTGCATCGGTATCCACGCTCGAAAAAGATTTTAAGCCTTTAAAGGCAAATATCGAATCCGGAGCAAAAATCGGGGAAGAACTCGGTCGGCGCCTCAAGGAAAAGAATATTACGACGGTTGTTTTTGATCGGAACGGTTATCTGTATCACGGTGTGGTACAGGCGGTTGCAGACGGTGCCCGGAAAGCGGGAATAAATTTCTAG
- the rplO gene encoding 50S ribosomal protein L15 codes for MSDFILNAPKGANKKKRIVGRGSSSGRGTTSGKGNKGQNARSGGKTYIGFEGGQMPLYRRVAKKGFSNYPFKETYSVVNLFMIDEKYSDGETVNKETLKAKGLVKKQTTLVKVLASGELTKKLTVDVDKVSAQAQAKIEKAGGTVVKQNG; via the coding sequence ATGTCTGATTTTATATTGAATGCGCCGAAAGGGGCAAATAAAAAGAAGCGCATTGTAGGCCGCGGTTCTTCATCCGGTCGGGGAACGACATCGGGTAAGGGAAACAAAGGCCAGAATGCACGCTCCGGCGGTAAAACCTATATCGGTTTTGAAGGCGGACAAATGCCGTTGTATCGTCGTGTTGCAAAAAAAGGCTTTTCCAACTATCCCTTTAAGGAAACGTATTCGGTCGTCAATTTATTTATGATCGACGAAAAATATTCCGATGGGGAAACCGTTAATAAAGAAACGCTGAAAGCAAAGGGGCTGGTAAAAAAACAGACTACTTTGGTAAAAGTGCTCGCTTCCGGAGAGCTTACGAAAAAGTTGACGGTTGATGTAGATAAAGTTTCCGCACAGGCGCAGGCAAAGATTGAAAAAGCCGGCGGGACGGTCGTTAAACAAAACGGCTAA
- the rplB gene encoding 50S ribosomal protein L2, with the protein MALKLYKPITPGMRGRIDLLRDEITAQKPEKSLTTGKKSNAGRDSHGRISVRHQGGGHKRKYREIDFKRNKYGIPGTVRTIEYDPNRSANIALIFYADGEKRYILAPKGLKVGQKIMSGTMAALELANALPLESIPVGFTVHNVELTLGKGGQMARSAGAAALIAAKEGDYVTLRLPSGETRLVHKKCYATIGEVGNADHMNINLGKAGRARWRGIRPSVRGMAMNPVDHPLGGGEGRGKGRNPVTPWGQPCKGYKTRKKKNTSDRFIVSRRK; encoded by the coding sequence ATGGCTCTTAAATTATATAAGCCTATAACACCGGGTATGCGCGGTCGAATTGACTTGCTGCGTGATGAAATCACTGCGCAGAAACCTGAAAAAAGCCTTACAACCGGAAAAAAATCCAATGCAGGGCGGGATAGCCATGGGCGTATTTCCGTTCGGCATCAGGGCGGTGGACATAAGCGGAAGTATCGCGAGATCGATTTTAAACGCAATAAGTACGGTATTCCGGGTACGGTTCGAACTATCGAATATGATCCGAACCGTAGTGCAAATATCGCATTGATCTTTTACGCCGACGGCGAAAAACGATACATCCTTGCTCCCAAGGGCTTGAAGGTTGGACAAAAAATTATGAGCGGAACAATGGCTGCACTTGAGCTTGCGAATGCATTGCCGCTTGAATCCATACCGGTCGGTTTTACCGTCCATAATGTTGAGTTGACGCTGGGAAAGGGTGGGCAAATGGCTCGTTCCGCCGGTGCTGCTGCGCTCATTGCTGCAAAAGAAGGTGATTATGTAACGTTGCGCCTTCCTTCAGGTGAGACCCGCTTGGTGCATAAAAAATGCTATGCAACAATCGGTGAAGTTGGAAATGCCGATCACATGAATATCAATTTGGGAAAGGCGGGACGTGCTCGTTGGCGCGGTATTCGTCCTTCCGTACGCGGTATGGCTATGAACCCTGTCGATCACCCGCTTGGTGGTGGTGAAGGACGCGGAAAAGGACGTAATCCTGTTACTCCGTGGGGTCAGCCTTGTAAGGGATATAAAACCCGTAAGAAGAAGAATACTTCGGATCGGTTTATTGTTTCACGGCGGAAGTAG
- the rpsH gene encoding 30S ribosomal protein S8 encodes MSVSDPVADMLTKIRNAAAAGHEKVDVPSSKLKLEIVKILKTEGFIKNFKRLNEAGASTIRMFLKYDDNELPVIHGIEKVSTPGRRVYSGYKMLPRVYNGYGTLILSTSVGVITGKHASEKQVGGELICKVW; translated from the coding sequence ATGAGCGTTTCAGATCCCGTCGCAGATATGCTTACAAAGATTCGGAATGCAGCGGCAGCCGGTCATGAGAAAGTCGATGTGCCTTCTTCAAAGTTAAAACTTGAAATTGTGAAGATTTTGAAAACCGAAGGTTTTATTAAGAACTTTAAAAGACTTAACGAAGCCGGCGCAAGTACGATCCGGATGTTCTTAAAATACGATGATAATGAATTACCCGTTATCCATGGTATTGAAAAAGTGTCTACACCCGGACGCCGCGTATATTCAGGATATAAGATGCTTCCCCGCGTATATAACGGGTACGGTACTCTTATTCTTTCAACTTCGGTGGGCGTTATCACCGGCAAGCACGCAAGCGAAAAGCAGGTCGGCGGCGAGCTTATCTGCAAAGTTTGGTAG
- a CDS encoding DNA-directed RNA polymerase subunit alpha, which translates to MARKNLLKGFKKPKGLEFAADVSNDSYGKFTASPFETGFGTTIGNCLRRVLLSSIQGYAISAVKITSYGDDDVPHGISSEFEAIPNVTEDTMEVLNNLKQMRLRLPNEIEQDVFLFDFKGPCSVSAADFAKPGQLEILSGDLHIMELMENAHVELEIQVDFGRGYVPAETNEKYVEVVGTISLDTIFSPVRKVSYEIQPCRVGQRNDYDKLVLEIWTDGTIRPEDALAEAAKIAKEHFTVFVNFNENELLSDDESDESDEMIKQLLDTPITELDLSVRASNCLKNANVSTIRDLTMMTEDEISKTRNVGKKSLQEIQEKLAERNLSLGMTDYSHLKNSIKLSRQKEETDEA; encoded by the coding sequence ATGGCTCGTAAAAATCTTTTGAAAGGATTCAAAAAACCAAAAGGTCTGGAGTTTGCGGCCGATGTCTCAAACGACAGCTATGGTAAGTTTACGGCGTCTCCCTTTGAAACAGGCTTCGGTACAACGATCGGCAATTGTTTGCGGCGTGTTTTGTTGTCTTCGATACAAGGGTATGCTATTTCCGCTGTAAAAATTACCTCTTACGGTGATGATGATGTCCCGCATGGTATCTCAAGCGAGTTTGAAGCAATTCCAAATGTAACCGAAGACACGATGGAAGTTTTGAATAACCTGAAACAAATGCGGCTGCGGCTCCCAAATGAGATTGAACAAGATGTCTTTTTGTTTGATTTTAAAGGTCCCTGTTCCGTTAGTGCGGCCGATTTTGCAAAACCCGGTCAACTTGAAATTTTATCCGGCGATCTCCATATTATGGAGCTGATGGAAAATGCTCATGTTGAATTGGAGATTCAAGTTGATTTCGGCCGCGGTTATGTACCGGCAGAGACGAACGAAAAATATGTCGAAGTGGTTGGAACAATCTCGTTGGATACCATTTTTAGTCCGGTTCGAAAAGTCAGCTATGAAATTCAGCCGTGCAGAGTAGGGCAGCGCAACGATTATGACAAGCTTGTACTTGAGATCTGGACGGACGGTACTATCCGGCCTGAAGACGCTTTAGCGGAAGCTGCAAAAATTGCGAAAGAACATTTTACCGTTTTTGTCAATTTCAACGAAAATGAATTGCTCAGTGATGATGAATCCGATGAAAGCGATGAAATGATAAAGCAGTTGCTTGACACTCCGATCACCGAGCTTGATCTTTCCGTGCGGGCTTCCAATTGTTTGAAAAACGCAAACGTTTCAACAATCCGCGATTTGACCATGATGACCGAGGATGAGATTTCGAAAACTCGAAATGTCGGAAAGAAGAGTTTGCAGGAAATACAAGAAAAGTTGGCGGAACGTAATTTGAGTTTGGGTATGACTGATTACAGTCATTTAAAGAATTCGATCAAGTTATCGAGACAGAAGGAAGAAACAGATGAAGCATAA
- the rpsM gene encoding 30S ribosomal protein S13, producing MARISGVDLPNKHVNIALTYIYGISHSSAKAICEKSKIDPMRMINDLNQDELAAIRAVIDQDYKVEGRLRTEVALNIKRLMDIGCYRGLRHRKGLPVRGQRTRTNSRTRKGKKKTVAGKKK from the coding sequence ATGGCTCGTATTTCTGGGGTCGACCTCCCCAATAAACATGTTAATATCGCGTTGACGTATATCTATGGAATATCTCACTCATCTGCAAAAGCAATTTGTGAAAAGTCAAAAATTGATCCGATGCGGATGATCAACGATTTAAATCAGGATGAACTTGCCGCTATCCGTGCCGTTATCGATCAGGACTACAAGGTTGAAGGTCGGCTTCGCACCGAAGTTGCCTTAAACATCAAACGCTTGATGGATATCGGCTGCTATCGCGGTCTTCGGCATCGAAAGGGTTTGCCCGTCCGCGGACAACGTACAAGAACCAATTCCCGTACTCGCAAAGGTAAGAAGAAGACCGTTGCCGGTAAGAAGAAGTAA
- the rpmC gene encoding 50S ribosomal protein L29: MKKPNYKDLSLAELQAKRSELKQKYMDLRFQFVVGHVENPMLKRSMRREIAALNTFIRQKELAGVSAE; the protein is encoded by the coding sequence ATGAAAAAGCCGAACTATAAAGATTTATCCCTTGCCGAATTGCAGGCAAAGCGGAGCGAACTTAAACAAAAATATATGGATTTGAGGTTTCAGTTTGTAGTGGGACACGTAGAGAACCCTATGCTGAAACGGTCTATGCGCCGCGAAATTGCAGCGCTGAACACATTTATCCGGCAGAAAGAACTGGCCGGTGTAAGTGCAGAGTAG
- the rpsQ gene encoding 30S ribosomal protein S17, producing MEETTAKKKSGNREFVGLVTSDKMDKTIVVQVATKKLHRLYKKYVLNTKKYKAHDEQNTAHIGDTVRIVENRPISKEKCWRLAEIIERAK from the coding sequence GTGGAAGAAACAACGGCAAAAAAGAAATCCGGGAACCGCGAGTTTGTTGGTTTAGTAACCAGCGATAAAATGGATAAAACCATTGTTGTGCAGGTCGCTACCAAGAAACTTCATCGGCTGTATAAAAAGTACGTGCTCAATACAAAAAAGTATAAGGCGCATGACGAACAAAATACAGCTCACATTGGTGATACGGTGCGTATTGTAGAGAACCGTCCGATCAGCAAGGAAAAATGCTGGCGTTTGGCGGAGATTATTGAGCGTGCAAAATAA
- the rplE gene encoding 50S ribosomal protein L5, producing the protein MSNYVPRLKKIYTETITPELTKEFGYTTVMQVPKLVKIVLSMGVGEALTNKKLLDAAVTDLGTITGQKAVKTKAKKSIANFKLREGHEIGAMVTLRGAKMYEFLDRFINIALPRVKDFRGVNPNGFDGRGNYSLGVTEQIIFPEIDFDKIEKIAGLNINVVTTAKTDKEARALLLKFGMPFRK; encoded by the coding sequence ATGAGCAATTATGTGCCACGGCTTAAGAAAATCTATACGGAAACGATAACGCCTGAGCTTACGAAAGAGTTCGGCTATACTACGGTTATGCAGGTGCCGAAGCTGGTTAAAATCGTACTCAGTATGGGGGTTGGCGAAGCATTGACAAATAAAAAATTGCTTGATGCTGCAGTAACCGATCTCGGTACTATTACCGGCCAAAAAGCGGTAAAAACAAAGGCAAAGAAAAGTATCGCTAACTTTAAACTTCGTGAAGGACATGAAATCGGGGCAATGGTAACATTGCGCGGCGCCAAAATGTATGAATTTTTGGATCGCTTTATTAATATTGCGCTGCCTCGTGTTAAAGATTTCCGCGGTGTCAATCCGAATGGGTTTGACGGGAGAGGAAATTATTCCTTAGGTGTTACGGAACAGATTATCTTCCCTGAAATCGACTTTGATAAAATCGAAAAGATTGCAGGTTTGAATATCAACGTCGTAACGACGGCAAAAACCGATAAAGAAGCGCGGGCGCTTCTTTTGAAGTTCGGCATGCCCTTTAGAAAGTAA
- a CDS encoding type Z 30S ribosomal protein S14, whose translation MATTAMINKANSTPKYSSRQYNRCRVCGRPRGYMRKFQMCRICFRKLASEGQIPGVTKSSW comes from the coding sequence ATGGCAACAACAGCAATGATAAATAAGGCAAACAGCACGCCGAAGTATTCCAGCCGCCAATATAATCGCTGCAGAGTATGCGGTCGTCCGCGCGGATATATGAGAAAATTTCAGATGTGCCGTATTTGTTTTCGCAAATTAGCAAGTGAAGGCCAGATACCTGGCGTTACAAAATCAAGTTGGTAG
- the rplQ gene encoding 50S ribosomal protein L17, translating to MKHKNGFNPLSRTSAHRRALHRNMVTSLFKYERITTTKQKAMEIRRTAEKLITRAKVDSVHNRRQAATYIWDEAILNKLFTDIGPRMKDRNGGYTRVLKLGLREGDAAQVAILELVDYTLDKSTKKSADAKKDGADKGAAKSKAAEG from the coding sequence ATGAAGCATAAAAACGGCTTTAATCCGCTTTCACGTACCAGTGCACATCGCCGCGCATTGCATCGTAACATGGTTACATCACTGTTTAAGTACGAGCGGATTACTACGACAAAACAAAAGGCGATGGAGATTCGGAGAACCGCAGAAAAGCTTATTACCCGTGCTAAGGTCGATTCAGTACATAATCGGCGGCAGGCTGCAACCTATATTTGGGATGAGGCAATCTTGAATAAATTGTTTACCGACATCGGACCGCGCATGAAGGATCGGAACGGCGGATATACCCGCGTACTTAAATTAGGGTTGCGTGAGGGTGATGCCGCACAGGTTGCAATTTTAGAGCTGGTTGACTATACGCTCGATAAGAGCACGAAGAAGTCGGCAGATGCAAAGAAAGACGGTGCAGACAAGGGCGCTGCAAAGTCAAAGGCAGCGGAGGGCTAA
- the secY gene encoding preprotein translocase subunit SecY: protein MANNALVNVFRIKELRDRILFTIGILIVFRLGSVLTIPGIDPHALSAYFQSQVRGNAFVDYMDFFVGGAFSNFSVFMLGVMPYISTQILMQLALFVFPSLKKIAEDDGGRKKIQVWTRILTVFVALIQSYAVTFYAYMIPGAIVLQSRFMYIFVTMLTVTTGTMITVWLGEQITARGIGNGISMIIFAGIIVRLPHAVSQMIRLVRLGELNLVFVVIALIMFVGIIVLVVYEQQGQRKIPVHYAKRVVGRKMYGGQNTYIPFKINPSGVIPIIFASSFLTFPISIATTIGPNVRWLNSLAHFLRPNGWWYNIFYLILIVFFAYFYTQISLNPTEIAKQIRENGGSIPGIRTDKTEEYLQRILNRLILPGSLYLALIAVLPTVIQTIFGFPQSISMLMGGTSLLILVGVDLDTMSQIEAQLKMHHHEGLVKRGKLRSRNL from the coding sequence ATGGCTAACAATGCACTTGTAAATGTATTTCGGATAAAAGAATTACGCGATCGTATTCTGTTTACGATTGGAATTTTGATCGTATTTCGCTTGGGATCGGTACTGACTATTCCCGGTATTGATCCCCACGCCTTATCGGCATATTTCCAATCGCAGGTACGGGGAAATGCTTTTGTCGATTATATGGACTTCTTTGTCGGCGGAGCATTCTCCAACTTTTCCGTATTCATGCTTGGCGTTATGCCGTATATCTCAACTCAAATTTTGATGCAGCTTGCGTTATTCGTATTTCCGAGTTTGAAAAAGATTGCGGAAGATGACGGCGGCCGGAAAAAGATACAGGTATGGACGCGTATTCTTACCGTGTTTGTCGCATTGATTCAATCGTATGCGGTAACCTTTTATGCGTATATGATACCCGGCGCTATCGTGCTTCAGAGTCGGTTTATGTACATCTTTGTTACGATGCTTACCGTAACGACGGGTACCATGATAACGGTCTGGCTGGGTGAGCAGATTACGGCTCGCGGTATTGGAAACGGTATTTCGATGATTATCTTTGCGGGTATTATTGTCCGGTTACCCCATGCCGTTTCGCAGATGATTCGGCTGGTGCGGCTCGGTGAATTGAACCTCGTTTTTGTCGTTATCGCGTTGATTATGTTTGTCGGTATTATCGTACTGGTTGTTTATGAGCAGCAAGGGCAACGGAAGATACCGGTGCACTATGCGAAGCGGGTTGTCGGACGGAAAATGTATGGCGGTCAAAACACCTATATTCCGTTTAAGATCAATCCGTCGGGTGTTATCCCGATCATCTTTGCCTCATCGTTTTTGACGTTCCCGATTTCGATTGCGACAACGATAGGGCCGAATGTTCGATGGCTGAACAGCCTTGCGCATTTCTTACGCCCGAACGGCTGGTGGTATAATATTTTCTATTTGATCCTTATTGTGTTTTTTGCATATTTTTATACACAGATTTCGTTAAACCCCACAGAAATTGCAAAGCAGATAAGGGAAAACGGAGGTTCTATTCCCGGGATTAGAACCGATAAAACCGAGGAATACTTGCAGCGGATTTTAAACCGGCTGATTTTACCCGGTTCGTTGTATTTGGCGCTGATTGCTGTCTTGCCGACTGTAATACAGACCATTTTCGGCTTCCCTCAATCGATTTCGATGCTGATGGGCGGAACCTCGCTTCTCATCTTGGTTGGCGTTGATCTTGATACGATGAGTCAAATCGAAGCGCAGCTTAAAATGCACCATCACGAGGGGTTGGTAAAACGAGGAAAGCTCAGATCACGGAATCTGTAG
- the rpsK gene encoding 30S ribosomal protein S11: MATTAKKRKEKKSVYEGNVYIQATFNNTIITITDLKGNALSWASSGGLGFNGAKKSTPFAAQTVAETAVQRVQQYGLREVHVFVKGPGVGRESAIRTLGVMGLKVRSINDVTPIPHNGCRPRKTRRI, encoded by the coding sequence GTGGCTACAACTGCAAAAAAACGAAAAGAAAAGAAAAGCGTATATGAAGGAAATGTCTATATTCAGGCTACCTTTAATAATACCATTATTACCATAACCGATTTGAAGGGCAATGCGTTGTCTTGGGCATCCTCCGGCGGATTGGGCTTTAACGGTGCGAAAAAATCAACCCCCTTTGCTGCACAGACAGTCGCGGAAACGGCTGTACAGCGCGTCCAGCAGTATGGATTACGGGAAGTTCACGTATTTGTGAAGGGACCCGGTGTCGGCCGCGAATCCGCAATCAGAACGCTTGGCGTTATGGGGTTAAAGGTTCGCTCTATCAATGACGTCACGCCTATTCCGCATAACGGTTGTCGTCCCCGCAAGACCCGCCGTATCTAA
- the rplX gene encoding 50S ribosomal protein L24 — translation MEGKIKIRKNDTVEVIAGSEKGKRGAVLRVLPEKNQVIIQGINMGKKAMRKRSQQDQGGIAEIEMPIHISNVMIVGKKNGVSRIGYKMDGDKKVRFCRKGGEVL, via the coding sequence ATGGAAGGAAAAATCAAGATCCGTAAGAACGATACGGTAGAAGTGATTGCGGGAAGCGAGAAAGGAAAGCGCGGCGCCGTATTGCGTGTTTTGCCTGAAAAGAATCAAGTGATTATTCAGGGCATCAATATGGGTAAAAAAGCAATGCGCAAGCGTTCTCAGCAGGATCAGGGCGGAATTGCCGAAATCGAGATGCCGATACATATTTCAAATGTCATGATAGTCGGTAAGAAAAACGGCGTATCTCGCATTGGATATAAGATGGACGGCGATAAAAAAGTGCGTTTTTGCCGTAAGGGTGGAGAAGTATTATAA
- the rpsE gene encoding 30S ribosomal protein S5, with protein MDRQKDFNRDSSHREKELVEKLVKLNRTAKVVKGGRRFSFSALTVVGDQNGHVGYGFGKANDVSQAIKKSIEKAKANMIYIPLKNGTIPHEVQAKFKGSSVLLRPARSGTGIIAGGTIRAIMEAAGAANVLSKSLGSNSAVNVVRATFEAASELMDAKTIAKNRGKSITDVWG; from the coding sequence ATGGATCGTCAGAAAGATTTTAACAGAGACAGTTCGCATCGCGAGAAGGAACTGGTAGAAAAGCTGGTTAAGTTAAACCGGACTGCAAAGGTTGTAAAGGGTGGCCGCCGTTTCTCTTTTTCCGCATTAACGGTTGTCGGTGATCAGAACGGACACGTGGGATATGGCTTTGGCAAGGCGAATGATGTAAGCCAGGCCATTAAGAAGAGCATTGAAAAGGCGAAAGCCAATATGATTTATATCCCACTGAAAAACGGCACTATTCCGCATGAAGTGCAGGCTAAGTTCAAGGGGTCTTCGGTATTGCTTCGCCCTGCTCGTTCCGGTACGGGAATTATTGCAGGCGGTACTATTCGTGCAATTATGGAAGCAGCCGGAGCAGCGAATGTTCTTTCAAAATCCTTGGGGTCAAACTCCGCAGTAAATGTTGTGCGGGCGACTTTCGAGGCTGCATCGGAATTGATGGATGCTAAAACGATTGCTAAGAACCGCGGAAAGTCTATTACGGATGTCTGGGGGTAA
- the rplN gene encoding 50S ribosomal protein L14, with protein MVQVETRLNVADNSGAKIVQCIKVLGGSHRRYAGIGDIIVVAVKDALPTSTIKKGSVEKAVIVRVSKEYRRPDGTYIRFDDNACVLVDANKNPKGKRVFEPVARELRDMDFMKIVSLAPEVL; from the coding sequence ATGGTTCAAGTAGAAACAAGATTAAACGTTGCCGATAACTCGGGTGCAAAAATTGTACAGTGTATTAAGGTGCTCGGCGGATCTCACCGCCGGTATGCCGGTATCGGTGATATCATTGTAGTAGCGGTAAAGGATGCCCTTCCGACGTCTACAATCAAAAAGGGTTCTGTAGAAAAAGCGGTTATCGTCCGCGTTTCTAAAGAATATCGCCGTCCTGACGGGACTTATATCCGCTTTGACGATAATGCGTGTGTGTTGGTCGATGCGAATAAGAACCCCAAGGGTAAGCGTGTTTTCGAGCCTGTTGCGCGTGAACTGCGTGATATGGATTTTATGAAAATCGTATCGCTTGCGCCTGAAGTTCTATAA
- the rpmJ gene encoding 50S ribosomal protein L36, whose translation MKVRTSVKPICDKCKVIKRNGIVRIICTNPKHKQRQG comes from the coding sequence ATGAAAGTAAGAACCAGCGTAAAGCCTATTTGCGATAAATGTAAGGTTATTAAACGCAACGGAATTGTGCGGATTATCTGCACAAATCCCAAACACAAGCAGCGCCAAGGCTAA
- the rpsC gene encoding 30S ribosomal protein S3, which yields MGQKVNPIGLRLGINKTWASRWYASPREYADLLHEDLKIRAMLQTMPECKNADVADIEIIRHPQRVTIVIHTARPGVIIGTKGANIEKIGAIIQKELNKKVQIKIKEVKRAELNASLVAQNVARQLMGRASFRKALKQGCFSTMKAGAQGIKIRVSGRLGGAEMSRTEEMKEGRIPLHTLRADIDYGFAEAHTTYGKIGVKVWLYSGMMYGSDQKDDAGLLLKKQRKERAPRSEKGRGERAEAGRD from the coding sequence ATGGGACAGAAAGTAAACCCTATCGGGTTAAGACTTGGAATTAACAAAACATGGGCGTCTCGCTGGTATGCAAGTCCGAGAGAATACGCAGATTTGTTGCACGAAGACTTAAAGATTCGCGCAATGCTCCAGACGATGCCTGAGTGTAAAAATGCGGATGTCGCCGACATCGAAATCATCCGTCATCCTCAGCGTGTAACAATTGTTATTCATACTGCGCGGCCGGGTGTAATCATCGGAACGAAAGGTGCCAATATTGAAAAAATCGGCGCTATTATTCAGAAAGAACTGAATAAAAAAGTTCAGATCAAGATTAAAGAGGTGAAGCGTGCTGAATTGAATGCTTCTCTCGTTGCCCAGAATGTTGCCCGTCAGCTGATGGGGCGCGCCTCTTTTAGAAAAGCCTTAAAGCAAGGCTGCTTTTCTACGATGAAGGCCGGTGCTCAGGGCATTAAAATCCGTGTTTCAGGTCGTCTCGGCGGTGCGGAAATGTCCCGAACCGAAGAAATGAAGGAAGGGCGGATACCGTTGCACACACTCCGTGCGGATATCGACTACGGTTTTGCGGAAGCGCATACCACCTACGGAAAAATCGGTGTAAAAGTTTGGCTCTATAGCGGCATGATGTACGGCAGCGACCAAAAAGATGACGCCGGTTTATTGTTGAAAAAACAGCGCAAGGAACGCGCTCCTCGGTCGGAAAAAGGCCGCGGTGAGCGTGCGGAAGCAGGGAGGGATTAA
- the rpsS gene encoding 30S ribosomal protein S19, which yields MSRSVKKGPFVEKSLYKKVVEMSKTGDQKTKKMVKSYSRCSTIIPEMVGFTISVYNGKSWIPVYITEEFVGHKLGEFAPTRIFRGHGGSDKKAAKK from the coding sequence ATGTCAAGATCTGTTAAAAAAGGCCCTTTTGTAGAAAAAAGCCTGTACAAAAAGGTTGTTGAAATGAGCAAGACGGGAGATCAGAAAACAAAAAAGATGGTTAAGTCTTACTCCCGATGCTCCACGATTATACCTGAAATGGTTGGTTTTACTATTTCGGTATACAACGGTAAATCATGGATCCCTGTGTATATCACAGAGGAATTTGTTGGACACAAGCTTGGCGAGTTTGCTCCCACCCGTATTTTCCGCGGGCATGGCGGCTCGGATAAAAAAGCGGCGAAAAAGTAG